TACGTCTGTGTGAACATAATCTAGGATCCCTTTTGTGTTGTGTACTGCAGTGCCAAACTTGACCCTTgtttgttttccaagaacacaatgCTCGCAGAACCCATGCTTCCCAGTCTTGGCGCCTTTTAACAGACCTTGCTTGACTAATCCTTGCAAAGCCTTTTCACCAGCATGCCCTAAGCGCATGTGCCAAAGTCTGGAATTATctgcttcatcatcttctatgCTTTTGGAGACAGCTGCTGTACCAGTAACTGTAGATCCATCCAGGAAATATAAGTTTCCTTTCCTCGTGCCTCTTAAGACAACTAATGCACCACGGATTGCTCTTAAGACTCCACCAtgcatgataatcttataaccactggattctaggactccaagtgagaagagatttttcttcaaatcaggTACATACCGTACATCTGTTAGTGTCTTGACTACCCCATTATGCATCTTCAGATGGATAGTCCCAATCCCTTTGATCTCACTAACATCATCATTACCCATCAACACAACTCCTCCATCGAACTCCTCGAGTCTCGAGAATAAGTGCTTGTTAGGGCACATGTGATAGGAACatgcagaatcaagaatccattcACCATAATGGTTTTCTGGTGATGAGACCATGAATGCAGAGTCTCGTTCATCCTCATCTCGTGCAACGTTCACAGTTGGTTCATCTTTCTCCTTGTTGCCCTTAATTGGACAATCTTTCTTCCAGTGTCCTTTTTTGTGACAAAAGGCACACTCATCTTTTGCAAGATATCGTCTGTTTGATGATTCTCCTCTGGATTTTGAGCGAGATCTCCCTCGCCCTCGAAATCTTCTGGGGTTTGTTCTGCCTCTAACTGTCAATGCTTCTGACGTTGACTCCTTGTGAACAATCTGGTCCTTCTTCCGATACTCATTGTTCACCAAAGCATTGGacacatcaatgaatttaattttttccttaccATACAGTAAAGTGGTGACAAGATGTTCATATGTGTCAGGCAGTGAATTTAATAACAGTAGagctttatcttcatcatcaatttccacatctaaattcttcaaatcagctatcattttattgaaatcattCAGATGCTCATTCATAGAAGTACCTTTCTTATGCTGAAACCGGAAGATCCTTTTCTTCAAGTAGAGACGATTCTCTATACTCTTCTTCATAAACTTGTCCTCCAATGCTTGCCATAATTCCTTTGCAGAGTTTTGTTCTGAAAAGGCGTACTTCTGATCCTTTACAAGACAAAGTCGGATGGAACTGCAAGCCAACCGATTTATCCTTTCCCAGCTTTTATCATCCAGATCCTCTGGTTTATCTTCTAGAGTGAAATCTAAATTCATTTGGACAAGCATATCCATGACTTCACATTTCCACATGCCAAAATTACCTTTCCCATCAAACTTCTCCACCTCAAATTTGGTATTCGATACCGGGATGTATTGTGGAGGTATACTAGCATTCCCCACTGATTTTTCTTCTGGAATATCAGCCATTATGACGTCTTTGGATTACAAATGGAATCCCGAACTTGTTAAAACACACACTTTTATGCTCAAAAGTGCCAAAACCGTAACTTCGGTATGCTGTTTAACAAAACGGACACCACGGTTGCGTCCGGAATGGTTGAAAATGCTAGGAACCAACTTGACTCGGCCAAAAACGGGTCAAAAAATCACTGAGTTGGCCAAAAAACCAATCTGACCGAGTTGACTCAGGAAAGGAATATTCTGTCTCTGATAAAGAATATTCTGTCACAGGAATATTCTCTTACTGTTAACGGAATATTCTTATTCTGTCAAGAGAATATTCTGTCACTGTTGGATGACGTGGCTGATGACGTGGCTGATGATGTGGCGATGTGGACCCTCTGTTGATGACGTGGATGCTGACTCAGCGCCTACGTGTCGGATGACGTGGCTGTCTTCTCAGGCGAGAATTCCGGCACTGACTGGTTTTTCCGGCAGTTTTCCGGCGAAACTTCGGCGAGCTCTACAGGGCTCGTTTCAACTCCGATTTCGACGATCTTTATATCGCCGGACTCGTGTCGACGAGAGGAATCTCCGCAGCTGGTCAAAAGCAAGATCcgagaactttgaaaattctgcaACTTTGAACAGAGAGCTGAAAAACGTGTTTTTTTCAGTGTTTAAGCTTCCCTAATGCTTTGATACCAAtttgttgtgcatactggaccgaaagcaaacacaaaaataacacaaaacaagcaaatttacgtggttccccaaaaccgggtacgtccacggaggcagcagattgtatattaatggaggaatgatacaaacactcaactcaacccagtacaatccctcaaacccagtgtttcactcttttctcagtatttctctctctctcacacagttgcactctctcttcttcctctgcacACACACtgcactctctcttcttcttgtttttctcttgtatCTTCTTGAGAAGGGGAAGCATCATTATAatgactgaaaaggagagggtggttgagggttgttgagaaaaaatgttgacaatttgCTACATAAGCTACTGCTCAAAGGCCAAACAACAGTACTGCTAtctataacaagaaaaaaaaagcatcttgCTAAAATGAGATTGAAATCAAATTTGACGGTTCCATTgagttttcaaatttcctatCAAATTGGACTAAGTTGACAATAGCTAAGGTCTTAAATCATGCTTTGCAATCAAAATAGCTAGGTAGCCGGAGGACAAGTTTTATCTCCTAATCTGGTGGGAAACCGGCAATTTTAGGATTCGTATCATTAAGAAGAAATCTGACGGGATTAGAGGGATTTTCTTGATAGCTTTCAATctcctaatttttttccttgatattttatcataaaagcTATCTATTGGAATAAAAATAGGGGAGATCATTCTGTTACAACAAGAGGAAAATCTTCTTAGCGACTGGAAATTTCTAGAGGATAAACAAATAATTCTTGAGTTCAATTCGAAGGGGAATAGAATCCATCTCCATTAGTTGTTGTGAGAAGTAACACTTGCCTTTGTAATTCTTTTTCCATTCAATTATCGTtttcaaataacaattatttggCAGCAAACTTTTCCAGTGGAGAATTGgcactttgttttttaatgaaatccGAGAGATTTATTAAACTGTTATTGCCAATAAGAACATGGTTTACTGAGAAGAGAATATAAAATCTCTCAAAAGAACTAGAAAACGTACTTACAAACATAAAACCCCCAATCATAATCATACTTGAAAAGTCTCTTACTTGACAAATTTTTACTCAAACAAGcagagataaaagaaaaaaaaatccaacgaaagaagagaaaatggaAGGCAATTCAAATCCCATATCACCACAACACGCAAAAACAATACAAGAACTAGCCATAGAAGGCCAAAAACATTTGGAAGAAACAATCGAAGCTGCTTACCAGATCCTCTCGATCTTCTATGAATGATGAGCTTTTCAACCCCACTTTATGGTTGAGAGGGATGGAGAGGcttgtatttttcttatttgatttccaatttttttataccataaacttttaaggaaaaaaaaatctcatcttgCAGAGGAAAGACAACCCTATCAACAACCTATCCATTTGCATGTCTCTTCTACCAATAAAGTCACTCTCTTACGTCCATAGGAAGCTCCCCTGCAGATGCTTATGATAACCGCTAAAGCtcatatttcttaaaattcaaCTTGAAAATTGTGTAGCCATATATCATAGCCTCCTCTTCTGTTTTCTATCACTTCATCACTAgcttttataatataaacagtatgacgaaaaaaatgatatgaattTTATCCCTGTGAGCGTCTCTCTTTCCCCTTTGACCGGAGTTTTCTTTGTTTCCTCAGCCGTATAGATATTAGTCTTTTTGGTAACTCAGACACCCATAAGTGATACCATACTATGTGCCTTGGTAGAACTGCAGGGTTCTCGACAGCACATCCAGAGAGAAATAGAGCTTGTACTGAAAGAGAAAAATGGACTCCAAGCATGTATTTGGAGGAGTTGTAGCAGCTTTCTTGTTCGGGTTTGTTGTCCTCTACAGTTCAAGAGGGAGAGAGAACATCAAAGCTTCAGAGAAAAATCGAAGCAAGAAAACTTTGAAAAGCTCTGGAAATGGAGCATGCAGATCAAATTTTGCTGGAAATACTGATGTGATCATCGTAGGTGCTGGTGTTGCTGGTTCAGCTCTTGCTTATGCTCTCGCAAAGGTAATAACCTCTTTCACAATGGTAAAACAGTTAACTCTAAGTGCCTGATCTTGCTTCTAATTCAAAGACCAAAACCTAGTAAGCAGAGCTATTGTTGTTCTGTGTGTGCTAAGCAACAGCAACCTTGTCTTCTCCTACAACTGCAGGATGGATGGCGCGTGCAAGTTATTGAAAGAGACTTGACTGAGCCCGACAGAATTGTTGGTGAGCTCCTGCATGCTGGGGGGTGCATTAAATTGGCCGAGTTAGGTCTTGAAGGTGAAGGATTACTAACTGTAGAAATTTTGTTGAACATACTTTccgttaattaattaacaactaCTCTTATTTATGTCCAACATTTTGTGTGGTAGCAGACTGTCTAGATGGGATTGATTCTCAGATAGTCCTCAGTTTCGCTGCTGTTCACAAAGATGGAAGAAGAACTGCAATTTCATATCCCTCCAATGCGTGTGGCAGAAGCTTTCACCATGGCCGCTTCATCCAAAAACTACGTGAAAAGGCTGCATCTCTTCCCAAGTATTCGTCCTTTCCCCTGAAACCTATAGGAACAGAGTAGCCTGCGAGTATTGAGTTCAATATAACCAACCATGGACTGAATATACGTTTGTCAGTATCATTTCATGATGTGAAGatttttctttctcagattTCTTTGATCTTTGTGCAGTGTTAAACTCGAACAAGGAACTGTAACATCTCTTGTCGAAGAAAATGGCAGTATCAAAGGTGTGCTATACAAAACAAAGGCAGGCCAGGAGTTAGCAGCTTCAGCTTCACTCACAATAGTATgtgatggttgtttttcaaatttacgACGCAATCTCAGCAATCCAAAGGTGAAAATCTTGCATTATGAGTAAATTTAGATGTAATTAATGTTAGGGATTTTGTTCCCCCTTGCGCGGACCGGTGATATTATGATAGTTGTACTTTGAATGCTAAGCACACTGGCACATAATATTTagcgtggttcggcaaatcgcctacatctACGGGAGAAAAGctaatattattagagatagagaaagggaaCAACATAGATACATgaaggaggaggatcacttTACTCAAACTCTACTCCCATTGCTCTCACACATATTCTGCTACACAAGGCAGCAGGGTTGCTGCCCTTGGCAGctacttctctttctctctcacgtgtttctctcactctctctaactctttgtcttctcttttgttctccctctctctctaacttatgcctctatttataggcatgaaTGGTGAGATAACTTGGCCATAAATTATGGCACTAATGGTGGCATCATATGGGTTGCACCATTTTGTCAATGATTGATGCAACTTGTTTGATAATTCACATTTACCATTATAGCCTTTTGACAATGGTATCCCTTCTTTTTAGGGTAAGCTGCAAATGTTGTTGCCTATTAATGGCAACATCCCAACAATCAACCCTTTTGCCATTTATATGGGCAATTTTCATCTTGTTTCTTCAACACATGCTTGCAttttgcagctcttccaagcttaccattctgagagcatCTTTGGCCAGATGGTTTGTCACATTTGCTTACTCCAAAGGATCACTTCAGCCAGATGGTTTGTCACATctcatctgaagagtgttagcGCTTGTCTCTGGGACATAACATttcccttcgagcgtatcaaccatgctcagTCTGGAATGATTTATCAAGCCTTAcacaaggcttacaacaccccctcaaacggaaaTTTCTCTTTCCAAGTAagacagtcattatctgagtatgtCAATATGATCACAAGCTCActactcttccaagagtctacttaTCCAAGAGTTGTGCCTGCCCTTTGTTCcgccctaggaaccacgccttacttctccatGAGTCTCCTGCTCTTAGTCTCAAGAGTCCTGGTAGCTCTCCATTTTTGTCTTTATACTCtaagtattacaatgccattaccgagctcaccacctttacaagagtcaacttgttcccggaacctgcgcatACCCTCTACTCTTATATAGCGGTCGCgccttaatgctccacaagtcatccATTTATTTTCCAAGgaaaatgtcttctagctcattgatctttagcatagGGGTAATATCCATAAAAGTCAATCCTACATTTGTcttcatactcatcatagccacttcattggctatacacttgtccactcatatctagccatcatATCGGCTCTAAGGCGTTCTGAACTAGGCTTatatcatggccctcacaccttttATAAGAGGAGTCTCCGCATGTCATCATGAGACTGTTTGAACTTGGGCTcatatcatggccctcacaccttctatAAGAGGTGTCTCCATCTGTAGTCATGAGAAGGTCTAAACTTGGACTTATGTCATGGTCCTCAAACCTTCCATCCGATGTGTCTCCGCCCGTCATCATGCTACGGTTTGTACTTGGGCTCATCTCATAGCCCACACACCTTCTGTAAAATGTCTTCGCTTGTTGTCATGGGGCAGTCTGAACCTGGGCTCATATCGTGGCCCATATGCCTTCTCTCCAAGGTGCGTTCACCTTTCATAGGCGGTCGCATCCTCTTTCAGCTGGGATGCTTCAAATTAGCTCCaagattctctaccaccatgtagTCTTGGGAGAGCATACTGCCACTGatcacatagaaaaaaaaagttgcagtaCACTCATCGCAATCTTCcatctcattttttatgtttggagcttctacaCCTTTCATCATCGCGCTTGACAGcgccacctacaccaactctctttggtgtcttcacctttcatcataggcggtTGCACTCCCTTAATTAGGTGCCTCTATAACAGCtcatctttccatccttgcatgcattggaaaggtcctCACATAttatcttcatcaagagcacaagggacttcctgttgtacaactTTTCACACAGTCTCTATTCTGAGCTTTatctgggaacacttcttctccttgtaACTGTCttctcattacagtacctcattggatcctacgggtactcctgcacaatctccaTGTGCCTATATGCAATTTCagttctccagatttctcctTATTCTTTActtttatgtttgacagcaactcatcctgtcacaacatctatccaagtcaaaatagggtgccaatctttattcCCTTGCTGTATTTCTTTTCCATTATTAGCGTCTTTATCAATTCTACCATTGAGAAATTACAATTACCGAATCTatcttctttggagaaatcaccactccatcagatccttgattatatggaacccaactgttcccttATGTCATcatcttgctagtcttcaacagTTTCATTACAAAGTGTGACATATATGAAAATAGTatcgtatggataatccttcaactaagcaagtTCCTAGAAAAGATTTGAGGGGTCACATCAGtcctatttaaaaatcaatctccTAACcagaacttcttaggccatatctatccatcgtattGTCTTTCCGTATATATAACCATTTGCTAACTTTGTTGTGGCTTTCCTTTTACAAATGATCTGGAATATCTTGGTTTGATTTCTCAACGTCTGGTGAGACTACCAGTGCTTAGATTcatcaagattggtcttcatcaatttccacTCTCACCTCAAATTGTCCACATGATCGGGTGTTCAGAGTGTCTTAACTTTGCCTTCcttcaaggcaattaaaatctCTTCACTTAGTTCAGCATATGTAATTGGGCAAACATGTacaatttcttcttcatcatctccatcaaccaccatgatgaccttcagatgcctctTAATTGggcaatctcttttgttaattcaccaccaccacttttaGTCCAAATCTCAACAATCGGACCATACCATTGCATCAAGAAcaatcaaattagctggaaacaagtctgaaatcgtccaaatcaCATTTTAGTCAGACGtctaacatttgatcaaaacaattctggcctaaTGAGCAATttagattcaatctcagatccggttgcatGTAGGATCAGCCACACTAGATCCTATATCTCAGCTCGCGGCTCGACTTCAACTTGGCTCGGCTTGCAGCTGATGACGTGACAGGTAGGTCACACTGTGCTAATGTGTCAGATAACTGGTTGCTGACATGGCATGCCAACTGTGCATGTTGACACTATGATTTCATCATGATGGTGTCATCCTTATCCGGTTTAGTCACGCGGGTCAGGTCGTCAGGTATTCAGGTTGAGTTAGCCTATCTAGGCGAAGAAGACGCTTCGCCGGTGCACGCAACCATGTCCGACGTCCTATTTTGACGCTGTTTTCACAGTGTGctcgtctcttcctcctctacacattggtatggtcaaaacataattttgacaactttcatttttgagcaaaaaaataaacaccacTATAAACCATATgttctgataccaattgttagGGATTCTGCTCCCCTTGAGCGGACTAGTGATGTTCTGATAGTTGTTTTTTAGAGGCTAAACACATTGGCACACAATATTTAATGTGGTTCGACAAATCACCTAGATTCACGGGAGAAGAGCCactattattagagatagagaaagggaaCAACATagatacatggaggaggagggtCGCTTCACTCAAACTCTACTGCTATTGCTCTCTCACACACTCTACTGCACAAGGTAGCAAGGCTGCTGCCCTTGGCCTCTCTCACGTGTTTCTCTCACACTCTCAAActctttatcttctcttttgttctcactctctctctaacttatacctctatttataggcatgaaTGGTAAGATAACTTAGCCATAAATTATGACACTAATAGTGGCAGTACATGGGTTGCACCATTTTGTTAATGGTTGGTGCAACTTATTTAATAATACACACCTACTATTGTAGTCTTTCGACAATGACATCCGTCCTTTTTAGGGTAGCCTGCAAATATTGTTGCCCATTAATGACAACATCCCAACAATGAATGAGAGAaggtattataattttttattttgttgataaggATATAGACCAGTAGATATACCTTCTAGGTGAAtctctaataataattttatattactctctaaaatacttttatcgaagtaaaaactttttaaatttaaaatttgcatGGGATCATGTTACTTTcggttaattattattaatataattagttaaaatgaGAGTAGTAAAACTCAAACTTATGAATGTTCagttattaaaactttaatattatatcaaataactaatttaacctaaaattagtttaatattaCTATCTAACACATGGTCGTTACATTTCTTGTAGATTGAAGTCCCATCTTACTTTGTTGGTTTGGTCCTGGAGAATTATAATCTTCCCTATGCAAATCGTGCGTACTTTATTTTGAAGGATTCAATTGTCGTAACTTATCCTATTAGCAGCAATGAAATTCGTTGTTTCGTTGATGTACCTGGCTCGAAACAACCACCTATTTCCAATGGCGAAATGGCAAGCTACTTGAAAACAGTGGTGGCACCTCAAGTATGTATAGTTGCTTGACATAATGTTACTTAATTGAAGTTTATTCTGATTAATTTATAGAGCATGCTTGCTCGCgaatttattgttaataatatcAGAAAGCAAAATGCAAAATGTCTTATAATGCCAGTCTAAGGCGACATTTTAGCATCTTTGCtagttctttttattcaatatatatatgttgtttgAACTAATGCAGAGCTGTGCACACTTCAGATGCCACCTGAGCTATACAATGCTTTCATATGTGCAATTGAAAAGGGCAACATAAGAACAATGCCAAACAGAATCATGCCTGCGTCTCCCTCTCCAACCCCTGGTGCATTTATGATAGGGGATTCATTAAATATGCGCCATGCTGTAACTGGAGGAGGAATGACTGTGGGACTTTCTGATGTTGTTCTACTGCGAGATCTTCTTAGGCCTCTGAATGATCTTAGCAATGCAGCTGCCATTTGCAAATATCTTGAATCCTTTTACAATTTGCGTAAGGTATCAGCACTTGCACGCATATGCTTATCTAATATTTCTTCGGCCAATCTTTCTCACAACATTTATTGAATATGAATTGcttaaagaaacacaaaataacCTATTTCTTTGCGGTTTGTAGATACTAATAACTTGCTTGAATTACTCGATTAATATTGGTTGCAGCCCACGGCATCTGCAATGAACGCATTGGCAAGCACCCTACACACAGTATTCTCTTCATCGGATCAGGATCCATCAAGGAAGGAAATGAAAGAAGCATTCTTCAATTATTTGAGCCTTGGAGGCGTGTTCTCAGAAGGTCTGATGGCTCTTCTGTCTGGTCTCAACCCTGACCCGTTGAGCTTGGTTTTCCACTGCTTTGCCATGCTTGCCTATGCTGTTGGCCGCTTATTGCTTCCATTTCCTACACCAAAACGCATGTGTATTGCGGCAAAACTAATTTTGGTCTGTATCTCCAGCTTTCATAACTCTTACTATCAGAAACTTCTTTGTTTGAACTATTATTCTCACCATGGGTTTCCTAgacaaacttaaatttttattttta
This genomic interval from Populus nigra chromosome 11, ddPopNigr1.1, whole genome shotgun sequence contains the following:
- the LOC133668640 gene encoding squalene monooxygenase SE1-like, which gives rise to MDSKHVFGGVVAAFLFGFVVLYSSRGRENIKASEKNRSKKTLKSSGNGACRSNFAGNTDVIIVGAGVAGSALAYALAKDGWRVQVIERDLTEPDRIVGELLHAGGCIKLAELGLEDCLDGIDSQIVLSFAAVHKDGRRTAISYPSNACGRSFHHGRFIQKLREKAASLPNVKLEQGTVTSLVEENGSIKGVLYKTKAGQELAASASLTIVCDGCFSNLRRNLSNPKIEVPSYFVGLVLENYNLPYANRAYFILKDSIVVTYPISSNEIRCFVDVPGSKQPPISNGEMASYLKTVVAPQMPPELYNAFICAIEKGNIRTMPNRIMPASPSPTPGAFMIGDSLNMRHAVTGGGMTVGLSDVVLLRDLLRPLNDLSNAAAICKYLESFYNLRKPTASAMNALASTLHTVFSSSDQDPSRKEMKEAFFNYLSLGGVFSEGLMALLSGLNPDPLSLVFHCFAMLAYAVGRLLLPFPTPKRMCIAAKLILVGSGIIFPILKAEGIRATFFPETMPACYRTPPVQSTDDRETGK